A region from the Benincasa hispida cultivar B227 chromosome 10, ASM972705v1, whole genome shotgun sequence genome encodes:
- the LOC120089451 gene encoding glucan endo-1,3-beta-glucosidase 8-like codes for MAKATLAIAVVWAALMVVTATVIGVVEANLGVNWGTMASHPLNPNIVVNLLKDNGIKKVKLFDSDSWTVSALAGSKIETIVAIPNDQLESLASDYNLAKDWVKENITTHIYEGGVDIRYVAVGNEPFLTAFNGSYVKLTFPAMENIQKALNEAGHGKKIKTTTPLNADVYESASNQPSDGQFRSDIHDTIKEIVNFLSHNDAPFMVNIYPFLSLYQNPDFPVDFAFLDEIGKSINDKGKTYTNVFDANYDTLVWSLKKIGAGNLKIIVGEVGWPTEANKFANVELAKRFYDGLFKKLASKKGTPMRPNEKLEVYLFGLFDEDMKSILPGFFERHWGIFRYDGKPKFPMDFTGKGNDEMPVAAKGVQYLEHKWCVVKNSVKDLRTIASQIDYACSMSDCTSLVYGSSCNNLNPRGNVSFAYNMYFQMQDQSVEACVFDGSAEIVTKNASVGNCLFPIQIVSTGQRLTTMNIADFVATVLVALVLNMYV; via the exons ATGGCCAAAGCCACACTTGCCATCGCAGTCGTATGGGCCGCTCTAATGGTTGTAACCGCGACGGTCATCGGTGTGGTGGAGGCCAACTTGGGTGTGAATTGGGGTACAATGGCATCTCACCCATTGAACCCAAACATTGTGGTGAACTTGCTCAAGGACAATGGGATCAAGAAGGTGAAGCTGTTTGATTCTGACTCTTGGACTGTCAGTGCATTGGCTGGTTCCAAAATTGAAACCATTGTTGCCATTCCTAATGACCAACTTGAGAGCCTTGCTTCTGATTACAACCTTGCCAAGGATTGGGTTAAGGAAAATATTACCACTCATATCTATGAAGGTGGCGTCGATATCAG GTACGTAGCTGTGGGAAACGAACCATTTTTAACGGCCTTCAACGGCAGCTACGTAAAGCTAACATTTCCAGCCATGGAAAACATACAAAAAGCTCTCAATGAAGCTGGCCATGGCAAGAAGATCAAAACAACAACCCCATTGAACGCTGACGTCTACGAGTCGGCATCGAACCAGCCCTCTGATGGGCAATTCCGATCGGATATCCACGACACAATAAAAGAAATAGTCAACTTCTTGAGTCACAACGACGCTCCCTTCATGGTGAACATTTACCCCTTCCTTAGTCTCTACCAGAATCCTGACTTTCCCGTCGACTTCGCCTTCTTAGACGAAATAGGGAAGTCGATAAATGACAAGGGAAAGACGTATACAAACGTGTTTGATGCAAACTACGACACGCTAGTTTGGTCGTTGAAGAAGATCGGTGCCGGGAATTTGAAGATCATAGTAGGCGAAGTCGGGTGGCCGACGGAAGCTAATAAATTTGCTAATGTAGAGTTGGCAAAGAGGTTTTATGATGGGTTGTTTAAGAAGTTGGCTAGCAAGAAGGGGACTCCCATGAGGCCAAATGAGAAGCTTGAAGTGTATTTGTTTGGCCTTTTTGATGAGGATATGAAGAGCATTCTCCCTGGCTTCTTTGAGCGCCATTGGGGCATTTTCAG GTATGATGGAAAACCGAAGTTCCCGATGGACTTCACGGGCAAAGGGAACGACGAGATGCCGGTGGCAGCGAAGGGAGTTCAATACTTGGAACACAAATGGTGTGTGGTTAAGAATAGCGTGAAGGATTTAAGAACAATAGCAAGTCAAATCGACTATGCCTGCTCAATGTCGGACTGCACAAGCTTGGTGTATGGATCTTCTTGCAACAACTTGAACCCTAGAGGCAACGTTTCTTTTGCTTACAATATGTATTTCCAGATGCAAGACCAAAGTGTTGAAGCTTGTGTTTTTGATGGATCTGCTGAGATCGTAACAAAAAATGCCTCTGTTGGCAACTGCTTGTTCCCTATCCAGATCGTCAGCACCGGACAGCGGTTGACGACCATGAACATCGCCGATTTCGTCGCCACCGTGCTAGTTGCCCTTGTGTTGAACATGTATGTTTAA
- the LOC120088149 gene encoding CLK4-associating serine/arginine rich protein isoform X1, translated as MWHEARRSERKVHDMMDAARKRAQRRAVFLAKRRGDPQQSIQVVGTRCRVYRDDGLYQATEDQQGLIPWNGKQDVMIDRFDGRALLDFIREPGSRHIRTQEKSEEEEELEEFVNFQRYRDLIKHRRRGFNDEDGLQHVNQEMEAKVSAPFVSDRSQQPQPPSASKGSYSQVGFSYEADGKEESNSDADDNASDDEDDEDDEYEDFHSDDSNDEGMEVIAKEFGVKRYGWLVYMDKKAKEEEKRQKEIIKGDPAIRKLSRKERRKASQMEREREREAARITGTRVLHHDPYRESRRSPTYDAYPRSRRSRSRSHSPSYSRHHSRGHFDDVHRSKPRTPKIEFITEFGGSGESKEPRLEGLSPPQSPPSQPDMINRPSSGRILEALHIDPASGVTLDKEKSSRAVKPSVSTSSALAKLSKASSSGGPLKQGEKKETPQERLKRIMSQQLNKQIKKDTAAEMAKKREQERQRLEKLAETSRLNSHRHRSRSRSYSRSPRRRYRRSRSRSRSRGSRRYYSRSRSRSRSRSRSRSRSRSRSHSRSPSYSRSPRVRSRTRY; from the exons ATGTGGCACGAGGCCAGGAGATCCGAGAGGAAGGTCCACGATATGATGGACGCTGCTCGAAAGCGAGCTCAAAGGCGCGCTGTTTTTCTCGCCAAGCGCCGTGGCGATCCTCAGCAATCCATCCAGGTCGTTGGAACTCGGTGCCGTGTCTACCGTGACGATGGTCTCTATCAAGCAACTGAGGACCAGCAAGGCCT GATTCCTTGGAATGGAAAACAGGATGTTATGATTGATAG ATTTGATGGACGTGCGCTGCTTGATTTCATCCGAGAACCTGGATCCCGACATATTCGAACACAAGAAAAATCTGAGGAAGAAGAGGAGTTAGAAGAGTTTGTTAATTTTCAGCGTTATCGAGATTTAATTAAGCATCGGCGTCGAGGAT TTAATGACGAGGATGGTTTACAACACGTAAATCAAGAAATGGAGGCCAAGGTGTCTGCTCCATTTGTATCTGATAG ATCTCAGCAACCACAGCCTCCTTCTGCAAGTAAGGGATCATACTCGCAAGTGGGGTTTTCTTATGAGGCGGATGGGAAGGAGGAATCAAATTCAGATGCTGATGATAATGCtagtgatgatgaagatgatgaggaTGATGAGTATGAGGATTTTCACAGTGATGACAGTAATGATGAAGGAATGGAGGTAATAGCAAAAGAGTTCGGAGTGAAAAGATACGGATGGCTTGTTTACATGGATAAAAAGGCTAAGGAGGAAGAGAAGAGGCAAAAGGAAATAATCAAAGGTGATCCTGCAATT AGGAAGCTAAGTCGCAAGGAAAGAAGGAAAGCATCTCAAATGGAACGGGAAAGGGAAAGAGAAGCTGCACGAATTACTGGTACCAGAGTCCTCCATCATGATCCTTACcg AGAATCTAGACGAAGTCCAACTTATGATGCTTATCCACGTTCAAGAAG ATCAAGGTCTAGATCACATTCCCCATCATACTCAAGGCATCATTCTCGTGGCCATTTTGATGATGTTCATCGGAGCAAACCAAGGACTCCAAAAATTGAATTCATCACTGAATTTGGGGGATCTGGCGAAAGCAAGGAACCGAGGCTAGAAGGACTATCTCCACCACAATCTCCTCCATCTCAGCCTGATATGATAAACCG GCCGTCATCTGGTCGGATCCTTGAGGCATTGCATATTGATCCAGCATCTGGCGTGACACTTGATAAAGAAAAGAGCAGTAGAGCAGTAAAACCATCAGTAAG TACATCTTCAGCCCTTGCAAAGTTATCAAAGGCAAGTTCTTCCGGAGGGCCTTTAAAGCAGggggaaaagaaagaaactcCACAGGAACGACTTAAGAGGATCATGAGTCAACAACTTAATAAACAAA TTAAGAAAGATACAGCTGCAGAAATGGCTAAAAAGAGGGAGCAGGAGCGTCAGAGACTGGAAAAGCTGGCGGAAACTAGCCGATTAAATAGTCATAGACATCGGAGCCGCAGCAGAAGCTACAGCCGTTCACCCAGAAG AAGATACCGCCggagtaggagtaggagtagaaGTAGAGGGTCACGGAGATATTATTCTCGTTCCCGGTCTCGATCTCGTTCTCGGTCTCGGTCTCGCTCTCGAAGCCGTTCCCGTTCACATTCCCGTTCACCTTCTTACTCTCGTTCACCAAG GGTTAGGAGCCGAacaagatattaa
- the LOC120088149 gene encoding CLK4-associating serine/arginine rich protein isoform X2 encodes MWHEARRSERKVHDMMDAARKRAQRRAVFLAKRRGDPQQSIQVVGTRCRVYRDDGLYQATEDQQGLIPWNGKQDVMIDRFDGRALLDFIREPGSRHIRTQEKSEEEEELEEFVNFQRYRDLIKHRRRGFNDEDGLQHVNQEMEAKVSAPFVSDRSQQPQPPSASKGSYSQVGFSYEADGKEESNSDADDNASDDEDDEDDEYEDFHSDDSNDEGMEVIAKEFGVKRYGWLVYMDKKAKEEEKRQKEIIKGDPAIRKLSRKERRKASQMEREREREAARITGTRVLHHDPYRESRRSPTYDAYPRSRRSRSRSHSPSYSRHHSRGHFDDVHRSKPRTPKIEFITEFGGSGESKEPRLEGLSPPQSPPSQPDMINRPSSGRILEALHIDPASGVTLDKEKSSRAVKPSVSTSSALAKLSKASSSGGPLKQGEKKETPQERLKRIMSQQLNKQSMCAFSLRRVFSKT; translated from the exons ATGTGGCACGAGGCCAGGAGATCCGAGAGGAAGGTCCACGATATGATGGACGCTGCTCGAAAGCGAGCTCAAAGGCGCGCTGTTTTTCTCGCCAAGCGCCGTGGCGATCCTCAGCAATCCATCCAGGTCGTTGGAACTCGGTGCCGTGTCTACCGTGACGATGGTCTCTATCAAGCAACTGAGGACCAGCAAGGCCT GATTCCTTGGAATGGAAAACAGGATGTTATGATTGATAG ATTTGATGGACGTGCGCTGCTTGATTTCATCCGAGAACCTGGATCCCGACATATTCGAACACAAGAAAAATCTGAGGAAGAAGAGGAGTTAGAAGAGTTTGTTAATTTTCAGCGTTATCGAGATTTAATTAAGCATCGGCGTCGAGGAT TTAATGACGAGGATGGTTTACAACACGTAAATCAAGAAATGGAGGCCAAGGTGTCTGCTCCATTTGTATCTGATAG ATCTCAGCAACCACAGCCTCCTTCTGCAAGTAAGGGATCATACTCGCAAGTGGGGTTTTCTTATGAGGCGGATGGGAAGGAGGAATCAAATTCAGATGCTGATGATAATGCtagtgatgatgaagatgatgaggaTGATGAGTATGAGGATTTTCACAGTGATGACAGTAATGATGAAGGAATGGAGGTAATAGCAAAAGAGTTCGGAGTGAAAAGATACGGATGGCTTGTTTACATGGATAAAAAGGCTAAGGAGGAAGAGAAGAGGCAAAAGGAAATAATCAAAGGTGATCCTGCAATT AGGAAGCTAAGTCGCAAGGAAAGAAGGAAAGCATCTCAAATGGAACGGGAAAGGGAAAGAGAAGCTGCACGAATTACTGGTACCAGAGTCCTCCATCATGATCCTTACcg AGAATCTAGACGAAGTCCAACTTATGATGCTTATCCACGTTCAAGAAG ATCAAGGTCTAGATCACATTCCCCATCATACTCAAGGCATCATTCTCGTGGCCATTTTGATGATGTTCATCGGAGCAAACCAAGGACTCCAAAAATTGAATTCATCACTGAATTTGGGGGATCTGGCGAAAGCAAGGAACCGAGGCTAGAAGGACTATCTCCACCACAATCTCCTCCATCTCAGCCTGATATGATAAACCG GCCGTCATCTGGTCGGATCCTTGAGGCATTGCATATTGATCCAGCATCTGGCGTGACACTTGATAAAGAAAAGAGCAGTAGAGCAGTAAAACCATCAGTAAG TACATCTTCAGCCCTTGCAAAGTTATCAAAGGCAAGTTCTTCCGGAGGGCCTTTAAAGCAGggggaaaagaaagaaactcCACAGGAACGACTTAAGAGGATCATGAGTCAACAACTTAATAAACAAAGTATGTGTGCATTTTCATTGCGGAGGGTCTTCTCTAAGACCTAA